GCCAGCGCGGAAGGAAGCTCACGGGCTTTGAGAAGGAAGGCTGCGAGAAGATTCCGGGAGAAGACATTATCGGTCTGGACTGTGATATATTCGTTCCTGCGGCGGCACAGGGCGTGCTTAATCAGGACACGGCAGGCAAGCTCAAGGCAAAGTACGTCTTCGAGGGCGCGAACAGCCCCACAACACCAGAGGCAGAGCAGATTCTCAACGACAAGGGCGTAATCGTAGTGCCGGACTTCCTTGCGAACGCAGGCGGCGTTATCGGGTCATACTACGAGTGGGCGCAGAACCTTCAGGGCTTCCGCTGGAGCGAAGAGGTCTACAACAGAAGGCTTGTAACTCTCATGACCGAGAACTTCGACAAGGTCTGGGACTACGCAGTGAACCACAAGACGACGATGAGGCGTTCGGCATATATCGCTGCCATCAAGAGGGTAACGGATATTGTCGAGCTTCGCGGAATTTACCTGTAGACAATAACAGCACCACAAGCGCAAAGCCCTCCTGTTACATAGCAGGGGGGCTTCTTACTGCTTAATATTCTCCGTTGAAGACCTCGACAGCAGGCCCCGTCATGAAGCACCTGTCCTCGTCGTCGACGCGAATCACCAAGTCCCCGCCCCTAAGGTGCACGGTTATTCCGCAGTTCCTGTCCAGTCTTCCAGACACAACCCCAGCAAATGCACTCGCAGTAGAGCCCGTTCCGCAGGCCATCGTCTCGCCGCTTCCCCTCTCGTACACGCGCATGTTGATTTCACGCCTCGAGACTACCTCGATGAACTCGCTGTTGATTCTGTTCGGGAAATTCTCGTGCCGCTCGAAGTAGTCGCCTTCTGACGCAAACTTGCTGTCCGTCCAAGTGTGAATGTCGGCTATCGCAGGGTTCTCGTCGAGGAAGTAGACTGCGTGGTCGTTGCCGACGTTGATGCCGATGTACTTCAGCTTCACCCCGTGAACCGTGATGTCCTGCGGTATGCTGGTTGTTGCGCGGCCGATGCCCATGTCTACGGTTGCTGACGAGACCTTGCCGTCCTCAACGGTTATGTTTATCTCGTGCATTCCGACGGGAGTGTCGATGAGGAGGGTGCGCCTGTCCGGCGGGACGAGACCGTGATCGTAGACGTACTTGGCCACGCAGCGGATTCCGTTGCCGCACATTGTGTCAGAGCTCCCGTCGGAGTTGTAGAGCTGCAT
This window of the Synergistaceae bacterium genome carries:
- a CDS encoding glutamate dehydrogenase, which translates into the protein VQGFGNVGSYAAKIMNEAGVKIVAISDTTGAYYNPDGINIEKAFEYMNTNPGQRGRKLTGFEKEGCEKIPGEDIIGLDCDIFVPAAAQGVLNQDTAGKLKAKYVFEGANSPTTPEAEQILNDKGVIVVPDFLANAGGVIGSYYEWAQNLQGFRWSEEVYNRRLVTLMTENFDKVWDYAVNHKTTMRRSAYIAAIKRVTDIVELRGIYL
- a CDS encoding diaminopimelate epimerase — protein: MKFTKMHGCGNDYVYVNCFPGFETVDNPEKLSPIVSDRHKGIGADGIILILPTDKADAFMQLYNSDGSSDTMCGNGIRCVAKYVYDHGLVPPDRRTLLIDTPVGMHEINITVEDGKVSSATVDMGIGRATTSIPQDITVHGVKLKYIGINVGNDHAVYFLDENPAIADIHTWTDSKFASEGDYFERHENFPNRINSEFIEVVSRREINMRVYERGSGETMACGTGSTASAFAGVVSGRLDRNCGITVHLRGGDLVIRVDDEDRCFMTGPAVEVFNGEY